The window CAAGGGATATTAAAATTCCGCTTCCACCCCAAAAGTGAATGTTCTTTCCGGAGCCGGACTAAATTTTTTCACTCCTCCTGATTTAAAACCATAAGAATTGTATCTTTCATCTAAAAGGTTATCGATTGCAAAAAATAGAGACCACCACTTATGTGTATAACTAAGTTTCAGATCCGCAGTAGTATAGCTGGGGAGCTTATCGTCGTTGGCTGAATCTATATATGAACTGCCAACTCTGGTAACAATTAAATTTGCTCCCCATCCAGAATCTGTCTCCCATTTTACCCCCAGGCTTCCTTTATGTATGGGGATATTGGCCAGGTATTTACCGTCGTAACTTCCGCTTTCATTTTTGGCTCTTGTGTAACTATAATTGACAAAAGAAGTTAATTCCTTAATAATTTTGAGAGTCAGACTTGTTTCAATCCCTTTATGTGATGTCTGACCGTAATTTTTATACTGCCTCTGCGTATAATCATACCAAATCTCGTTATCGAGCTCCATCCAGTATAAGCCAACATTTGCTCTTAAGTAATCATTGAACCGATGGCGTATGCCTGCCTCATAATTTTCCGCTTCCTCGGGATTTAAATCGGGGTTAGAAACGCTTCCATAGGTAAACATCTGTCCTATCGTAGGAGTCCTAAAAGCCTGGGCATAATTGGCATAGAGATTACAATCTTTACCATAAGTATAGACTATGCCGCACTTCGGACTTGTGCTGGACATCTTTCTATCCTCTGAATTAGTTTCATCCTCATAGTCAGTAAAGTCAAACTTTATTAAATCGTATCTTATTCCTGCTATAAGTTTAAGAGGGGCAAAAAGTTTAATCTCATCTTGAACATAGGAACCAATTTTATCTCGTTTAACCTTATAATTACTGCCAATAGCACCTCTTATCTGACAGGGTGCGGCATATTCCTGGTAATCAAAATTGTTTCTTTCTAAATCGATACCTGTGGTAAAAGAATGCTCCATTCCAAAAATTTCCGGATTTATATTTAAGCGCGAAAGGAAACCGTAGGTATCTTCTTCATCGAGTTGCTCTTGTGTAGAACTATTTGTAGAACCACTGGTATAAAAAGATTCGCTATCCTCATATCTATAGTAAAATGTCTCTTCTATTTTAAAGATTTTCCCTATATCCTTACGGTAAGTTAGGCCTAAATTAGTCTTTTTAACTTCGCTTTTATCATTCTCTGAACCGGGCCTGGCCTGAGGTCTATCCTGTTCAATTTGTGCTTCGGTGAGCGCCCAGGCATAGGCACCTCTTTGTTTCTGGTGGTAATCCAAAGATAATTTTAAATCCTGGGTCTGGTCAATTAAAAAATCTAATTTCCCGTTGAGATGGATATCCTCATAATCACAGTGCCTGCGAAAGCCGTCTGTTGATTTTCTGCTTACACCTAAATAGGAGCCAATTCTCTCAAGCATTCCGGAGATGGAAAGATTATAATTTTGCGTATCAAAACTTC is drawn from Patescibacteria group bacterium and contains these coding sequences:
- a CDS encoding TonB-dependent receptor encodes the protein MRRKLIISMLIVEMLILGSLQGTILAEENKDLEKITLEPITITPLRIERRLSEVSSTVSIIKEEEIKETNAKNVPGLLRHLEGVYMYDASGVGTVGRINMRGFWGGMSTHQLILVDGIPQNKGKSKLVDWSLIPLDNIERIEIVRGPASCLYGDNAMSGVINIITKRPSVIPETKISASYGSFDTQNYNLSISGMLERIGSYLGVSRKSTDGFRRHCDYEDIHLNGKLDFLIDQTQDLKLSLDYHQKQRGAYAWALTEAQIEQDRPQARPGSENDKSEVKKTNLGLTYRKDIGKIFKIEETFYYRYEDSESFYTSGSTNSSTQEQLDEEDTYGFLSRLNINPEIFGMEHSFTTGIDLERNNFDYQEYAAPCQIRGAIGSNYKVKRDKIGSYVQDEIKLFAPLKLIAGIRYDLIKFDFTDYEDETNSEDRKMSSTSPKCGIVYTYGKDCNLYANYAQAFRTPTIGQMFTYGSVSNPDLNPEEAENYEAGIRHRFNDYLRANVGLYWMELDNEIWYDYTQRQYKNYGQTSHKGIETSLTLKIIKELTSFVNYSYTRAKNESGSYDGKYLANIPIHKGSLGVKWETDSGWGANLIVTRVGSSYIDSANDDKLPSYTTADLKLSYTHKWWSLFFAIDNLLDERYNSYGFKSGGVKKFSPAPERTFTFGVEAEF